The Pseudomonas chlororaphis subsp. piscium genome contains the following window.
CAAGGCCGCGGCGCTGGCGCCACGACAATCCACAACTTTCTCGGCCCCGGCGGCACGCGCCATCTCGGCGACCCGAGGGCTCGGTACAAACAACGGCAGCCGCGCCACCTGCGGCCAGGCCTCGCCGGCCAACTGCTGCAAGTACTCGAAACCCTGCCCACTGCTGACCACCAGCCCATTCAAGCGTTCCGCCTGGATGCGTTGCATCAGGACCCCGTTGGCATAGTGCGGCAGGTCGCGGCGGTACAGCTCCAGATAGTCGACACTAGCACCTTGGCCGCGCAAACGCTCAGCCAGCAGCTCGCGGCCGCCCTCCCCGCGCATGATCAGCACCCGTGGGGCGGATCGTGCAATAGCCTCGCGCAACTGGGGAAGTTCAAGCAAGGCTTCACTGTCATCGCCTTGCTCGGGGAAAAAAACATCCAGGCCGTGATCGGCCAGAATCTGCGCCGTGCCGGCGCCCACACTGAACCAGCGCTGGCTCGGTGGCTGCGGCCAGAACTGCTCGAGCAGTTGCACGGCCATTCGCGCGGCGGGCTTGCTGACCACGATCACCGCGCAGTACCGGTGCAGCTCAAGCACTCTGGCGCGCAAGGTATCGTCAAAAGGCAGGGCTTCGATTTCCAGCAATGGCAGGCTGCTGCTGAACACCCCCGCTTCGCCCAGAACCTCAGCCAGCAGCACCGACTCGTCCGTGGGCCGGGTCAGCAGCACACGCCAGTCGCTCACTCTTCGCCAGCCTCGCCATAGACCGCGCGCAGAATATCGTCGGCGCCCTGGGCCAGCAGAGCCTCCGCGACCTGCACGCCAAGCGCCGCCGCCGCGCTACGTGGAGCACGAGCCTCGGCGCTGAGCAACACACCGCCGCTCGGGTCGCCGACCAGGCCGCGCAGCCACAGCTGATCGCCTTCGAGCACCGCATAGCAGGCGATCGGTACCTGGCAGCCGCCATTCAGATGCTTGTTGAGGGCGCGCTCGGCAGTGACCCGATCCGCCGTATCGACATGATGCAGGGGCGCCAGCAGCTTATGGATCTCGCTGTCGGCCGTGCGGCATTCGATGCCCACCGCGCCCTGGCCGCCCGCCGGAAGGCTGTCGTCGACGCTGATCGAAGAGCTGATGCGATCTACGAAGCCAAGACGGATCAAGCCGGCAGCGGCCAGGATGATGGCGTCGTACTCACCGGCGTCGAGCTTGGCCAGGCGCGTGTTGACGTTGCCGCGCAGGAAACGGATCTGCAGGTCCGGACGACGAGCCAGCAGCTGCGCCTGGCGACGCAGACTGGAGGTGCCCACCACGCTGCCCGCGGGCAGGTCGTCGAGACTGGAATAGGTATTGGAGACAAAGGCATCGCGCGGGTCTTCGCGCTCGCAGATGCAGAACAGGCCCAGGCCTTCAGGGAAGTCCATGGGTACGTCTTTCATCGAATGCACAGCGATATCCGCTTCGTTTTCCAGCAGCGCGGTTTCCAGCTCCTTGACGAACAGCCCCTTGCCGCCGATTTTCGACAACGGCGAGTCGAGCAGCTTGTCGCCGCGACTGACCATGGGCACCAGCGTCACGATCAACCCCGGGTGAGCGCCTTCCAGACGAGCTTTGACGTGTTCGGCTTGCCACAAGGCCAAGGCACTTTTGCGGGTAGCGATGCGGATTTCGCGAGAGGACATGGATCAATCCGTACTGATAGA
Protein-coding sequences here:
- a CDS encoding uroporphyrinogen-III synthase, which translates into the protein MSDWRVLLTRPTDESVLLAEVLGEAGVFSSSLPLLEIEALPFDDTLRARVLELHRYCAVIVVSKPAARMAVQLLEQFWPQPPSQRWFSVGAGTAQILADHGLDVFFPEQGDDSEALLELPQLREAIARSAPRVLIMRGEGGRELLAERLRGQGASVDYLELYRRDLPHYANGVLMQRIQAERLNGLVVSSGQGFEYLQQLAGEAWPQVARLPLFVPSPRVAEMARAAGAEKVVDCRGASAAALLTALREQPVPVL
- the hemC gene encoding hydroxymethylbilane synthase, giving the protein MSSREIRIATRKSALALWQAEHVKARLEGAHPGLIVTLVPMVSRGDKLLDSPLSKIGGKGLFVKELETALLENEADIAVHSMKDVPMDFPEGLGLFCICEREDPRDAFVSNTYSSLDDLPAGSVVGTSSLRRQAQLLARRPDLQIRFLRGNVNTRLAKLDAGEYDAIILAAAGLIRLGFVDRISSSISVDDSLPAGGQGAVGIECRTADSEIHKLLAPLHHVDTADRVTAERALNKHLNGGCQVPIACYAVLEGDQLWLRGLVGDPSGGVLLSAEARAPRSAAAALGVQVAEALLAQGADDILRAVYGEAGEE